In a genomic window of Candidatus Omnitrophota bacterium:
- a CDS encoding glycosyltransferase, which translates to MNKLDEYGPIVGPAILDDLRLIAGKLKGKKVQHVNSTAVGGGVAEILNRMVPLLKELGIDTRWDFVKGGEKFFNVTKKFHNALHGRAEEITRGDFETFMETSRQNIEEFDASGDIVFIHDPQPIALIKKKKNNKWIWRCHVDVSDPNARVWSFLMDFIEQYDSAVFSAPSFSRRLPIRQFLISPSIDPLSDKNKDLPEDVINDVLEKYGILRDKPIITQISRFDRLKDPVGVIDAYQQVKKYTDCRLILAGGGASDDPEGIEVLNEVMEKAKKDKDIHILLLPQDDIVINALQRASTVIIQKSLREGFGLTVAEALWKGKPVVASNVGGIPLQIKHKYSGLMCRSVQGAAFAIKQLLNSPEYAKKLGENGREHIRNNYLITRHLRDYMLLFLSLFYKDDIVYL; encoded by the coding sequence GTGAATAAACTTGATGAATACGGACCGATCGTAGGCCCGGCCATCCTGGATGACCTGCGCTTGATCGCCGGTAAACTGAAGGGCAAGAAAGTCCAGCACGTCAATTCGACCGCTGTCGGCGGCGGCGTGGCGGAGATATTGAACCGAATGGTCCCTTTGCTCAAAGAGCTGGGGATCGATACCCGCTGGGACTTTGTGAAGGGCGGCGAGAAGTTCTTTAATGTCACGAAGAAGTTTCATAACGCGCTCCACGGCAGGGCGGAAGAAATAACCCGGGGCGATTTTGAGACTTTTATGGAAACAAGCAGGCAGAATATTGAAGAATTTGACGCCAGCGGAGATATAGTTTTCATCCATGATCCGCAGCCGATCGCTTTGATCAAGAAAAAGAAGAACAATAAGTGGATATGGCGCTGCCATGTGGACGTGTCCGATCCTAACGCGCGGGTGTGGTCTTTTCTGATGGATTTTATAGAACAGTACGATTCCGCCGTATTCTCGGCTCCGTCATTCTCGCGCAGACTGCCTATAAGGCAGTTCCTCATTTCTCCCTCCATAGACCCGCTTAGCGATAAGAACAAGGACTTGCCGGAGGATGTCATCAATGATGTATTGGAGAAGTACGGAATACTCCGGGATAAGCCTATTATCACTCAGATATCGCGGTTTGACCGTTTAAAGGACCCGGTGGGGGTGATAGACGCGTACCAGCAGGTAAAAAAGTACACCGATTGCCGGTTGATATTAGCCGGAGGCGGGGCTTCCGACGATCCTGAAGGGATAGAGGTCTTGAATGAAGTCATGGAGAAGGCCAAAAAAGACAAAGATATACATATTTTACTGCTTCCCCAGGATGATATAGTTATAAACGCTTTACAGCGGGCTTCGACGGTAATCATACAGAAGTCGTTGCGGGAGGGGTTCGGCCTGACTGTGGCTGAAGCGTTATGGAAAGGCAAGCCGGTGGTCGCGTCGAATGTCGGCGGGATACCATTGCAGATAAAACACAAATATTCCGGGCTGATGTGTCGTTCTGTCCAGGGCGCGGCGTTCGCCATCAAGCAGTTGTTGAACAGCCCGGAATATGCCAAAAAGCTGGGAGAGAACGGCAGGGAACATATACGAAACAACTATCTTATTACCCGGCATTTAAGGGATTATATGCTTTTGTTCCTTTCTTTGTTCTATAAGGATGATATTGTTTACTTATAA
- the purB gene encoding adenylosuccinate lyase: MIERYSLPEMSAIWQDENKFRIMLEIELLVCEAHSRNGLIPASAVKRMRAKAKFNTSRILKIEEKTQHDIVAFVTNVSEYIGSDAQYLHIGLTSSDLLDNTLDVQLKEASDILISDLERLLKSLAGKAKEYKDTACIGRTHGVHAEPVTFGLKLALWYDETKRNIERLKAAKGAISVGKLSGAVGTYSNIDPSVEAYVCKKLGLRPVNIATQVIQRDIYAQYVSALAIVASSLEKFALEIRHLQRTEVLEAEEPFGKGQKGSSAMPHKRNPVICERICGLSRVLRANSLVSLENVALWHERDISHSSAERVILPDSTITLDYMLNKFIKVIDGLLVYPQNMLINLLKTKGLIFSQRMLLALMDKGLSRPKAYDLVQRCAMQTWKEGTDFKANLAGDKEVAKYFSLKDLDKIFNLDYYLRNVNKIFKRLGI; this comes from the coding sequence ATGATAGAACGATATAGTTTGCCTGAAATGTCCGCCATATGGCAGGACGAGAATAAATTCCGGATTATGCTGGAGATCGAGCTTCTGGTCTGTGAGGCGCATTCACGAAATGGCTTGATCCCGGCATCCGCGGTAAAAAGGATGCGGGCCAAGGCTAAGTTCAATACCTCCAGGATCCTGAAGATCGAGGAAAAGACTCAGCATGATATCGTGGCTTTTGTCACCAATGTCTCCGAATATATCGGCTCAGACGCCCAATATCTGCATATAGGCCTTACCTCGTCGGACCTTTTGGATAATACCCTGGATGTTCAGTTAAAAGAGGCGTCGGATATCCTGATCTCTGATTTGGAAAGGCTGCTTAAGTCTTTAGCCGGCAAGGCCAAGGAATATAAAGATACGGCCTGTATCGGCAGGACCCACGGCGTGCACGCCGAACCGGTGACTTTCGGTTTGAAGCTGGCTTTGTGGTATGATGAAACAAAAAGGAATATCGAGCGGCTGAAGGCCGCCAAAGGCGCCATATCCGTGGGCAAGCTCTCCGGAGCGGTCGGTACTTATTCCAATATCGACCCGTCGGTAGAGGCGTATGTCTGCAAAAAGCTGGGGTTAAGGCCGGTAAATATCGCGACACAGGTAATTCAGAGGGATATTTACGCGCAGTATGTGTCCGCTCTGGCTATTGTCGCCTCATCCCTGGAAAAATTCGCTTTGGAAATCAGGCATCTGCAGCGCACCGAGGTCCTGGAAGCGGAAGAGCCGTTCGGCAAGGGGCAAAAAGGCTCATCGGCTATGCCGCATAAACGAAACCCGGTGATCTGCGAGCGTATCTGCGGCCTGAGCCGGGTCCTTAGGGCGAACAGCCTTGTTTCCCTGGAGAATGTGGCGCTCTGGCATGAACGGGATATCAGCCATTCTTCCGCCGAGCGGGTTATTCTGCCGGATTCCACCATTACATTGGATTATATGTTGAACAAGTTCATCAAGGTCATCGACGGGCTTCTGGTATATCCCCAGAATATGCTGATCAACCTGTTGAAGACCAAGGGCCTTATATTTTCCCAGCGCATGCTTTTAGCGCTTATGGATAAAGGCTTGAGCAGGCCCAAGGCATATGACCTGGTGCAAAGATGCGCGATGCAGACCTGGAAAGAAGGCACGGATTTCAAGGCTAATCTGGCCGGCGATAAAGAAGTGGCTAAATATTTCAGCTTAAAAGACCTGGATAAGATATTCAACCTGGATTATTACCTGCGCAACGTTAACAAGATATTCAAGCGGCTGGGTATTTAA
- a CDS encoding DUF5752 family protein: MLLAKEQFRFYTRLHLSELTGLRASTLDQLLKLLKQVPGSSIYYHTHRFLQQHQYLSPEPPNDFAYWVSEMVGEDELAEQLASIDTVQFRNIRSLRDEIVRTVEAYLRSKPLAKLRFSSIGEEFHFVKAVSFVIPTNNVANNLAEFLQIIKRITIDSIYYHVFEARLRLEQETNDFSNWIATALGDTALADEISRLDPYTRTLEDLRNSLIAIIDKRMGERRE; the protein is encoded by the coding sequence ATGCTTTTGGCAAAAGAGCAGTTCAGATTCTATACCAGATTGCACTTGTCGGAATTGACCGGTTTGCGGGCTTCTACCCTTGACCAACTGCTTAAATTGCTTAAACAAGTCCCCGGTTCCAGCATTTATTATCATACCCACAGGTTTCTGCAGCAGCACCAGTATTTGTCCCCGGAGCCGCCTAATGATTTCGCTTACTGGGTAAGCGAAATGGTCGGGGAGGACGAACTGGCCGAGCAATTGGCCAGCATCGACACCGTGCAATTCCGGAACATTCGCAGCCTGCGCGATGAGATCGTTCGAACAGTCGAGGCTTACTTAAGGAGCAAGCCTTTGGCGAAATTGAGATTTTCTTCGATAGGCGAAGAATTCCATTTTGTTAAAGCGGTAAGTTTTGTGATCCCGACTAATAATGTCGCCAATAACCTTGCGGAGTTCCTCCAGATCATTAAGCGGATAACCATAGATTCGATCTATTACCATGTTTTTGAGGCGCGGTTGCGGCTTGAACAGGAGACCAACGACTTTTCTAACTGGATAGCTACCGCACTGGGAGATACAGCGCTGGCTGATGAGATCTCCAGGCTTGATCCGTATACCCGCACATTGGAAGACCTGCGCAACAGTCTTATTGCGATCATTGATAAACGTATGGGTGAACGCCGTGAATAA
- the purL gene encoding phosphoribosylformylglycinamidine synthase subunit PurL, with protein sequence MSWKIEIKDKPGIFDAIGQGVKKDIFDLGIKTVKEVSFVQIYWLEGKISQDDVHTICNQLLCDRISQEYVINPAADPSCLVVEVAHNPGVMDPVEDSTLKGIKDLGIDGVDAVRTAKKYLFTGDISPAQLKTISEKLLYNKLIQHIVKPQDKSGDDHSQTHIYQFKLVNVPLIKASSRQLLDISAKGQLFLNLTEMKLIRDYFRKLKREPTDCELETLAQTWSEHCGHKTFRGKIDYREKGKALSPKLKVKKINNLLKSTVMRATKELDKSWCVSVFQDNSGVIKFDEKNNVCFKVETHNHPSALEPFGGANTGVGGVIRDPLGTGLGAKPILNTDVFCFAPPDYPFDKLPPGTLHPKRIMKGVVSGVRDYGNKMGIPTVNGAVLFHDRFVGNPLVYCGTVGIMPKDKCFKNGKSGELIVVVGGRTGRDGIHGATFSSGELTHESETVSSGAVQIGNPIQEKKVVDAILQCRDLNLYNSITDCGAGGLSSAVGEMASELGCRVDLDKVPLKYQGLSYAEIWISESQERMVLSVPQEKIAKLQEICAVENVEAVVIGEFTDTKRLKLYYRQTLVCDLDMKFMHDGLPRTEKKAEYVQSEDKEPVLTCPKDLTPTLLKLLSRYDICSKEWIVRQYDHEVQGGSVIKPLSGIANDGPSDAAVVKPVLGSSKAVIVSNGINFRYGFIDPYWMAASSIDEALRQIIASGGSLKEVAILDNFCWGNPDKPDRLGSLVRSAYGCYDTAKGFGVPFISGKDSLYNEYAVNNKSQAIPGTLLISAIAVMEDAAKAVSMYAKDPGNLIYLVGDTFPELGGSHYYEFMGFTGNSVPRVNIKKAKLIFEGLSRCSDNGLIQSMHDCSDGGLAVAAAEMAFAGGLGMEISLSEVPYSGSGAGRNDFMLFSESNSRFVVEVKKADQKAFEKRMKGLAFGLIGFVSRDEYFKVFGLDNKICLQANISDLKDAWQKPLKW encoded by the coding sequence ATGTCCTGGAAGATCGAAATAAAAGACAAACCCGGAATATTTGACGCTATCGGCCAGGGTGTTAAGAAAGACATCTTTGACCTGGGCATAAAGACCGTAAAAGAAGTTTCTTTTGTCCAGATTTACTGGCTGGAAGGAAAGATATCGCAGGATGACGTCCATACTATCTGTAACCAGTTGCTCTGCGACCGGATCAGCCAGGAATATGTGATCAATCCTGCCGCGGATCCCAGCTGCCTTGTGGTGGAGGTGGCGCATAACCCCGGGGTAATGGATCCGGTAGAGGATTCTACTTTAAAAGGTATCAAAGACCTGGGTATCGACGGTGTTGACGCAGTCCGCACCGCGAAGAAATACCTGTTTACCGGGGATATCTCCCCGGCGCAGCTTAAGACCATTTCCGAAAAGCTTTTATACAATAAACTCATCCAGCATATAGTCAAGCCTCAGGATAAGTCCGGGGATGATCATAGCCAGACACATATTTACCAATTCAAACTGGTCAATGTCCCGTTGATCAAAGCCTCAAGCCGGCAATTGCTGGATATCAGCGCCAAAGGCCAGCTTTTCCTGAATTTAACCGAGATGAAACTGATCCGGGATTATTTCCGAAAGCTTAAACGCGAACCCACTGATTGCGAATTGGAAACTTTGGCCCAGACCTGGTCAGAGCATTGCGGGCACAAGACCTTCCGGGGGAAGATCGATTACCGGGAAAAGGGAAAGGCCCTCAGCCCTAAGCTTAAGGTAAAGAAGATAAATAATCTTTTAAAATCCACGGTGATGAGGGCCACCAAGGAGCTGGATAAATCCTGGTGCGTATCGGTATTCCAGGACAATTCCGGGGTGATCAAGTTCGACGAAAAGAACAATGTCTGTTTTAAGGTGGAGACCCATAATCATCCATCCGCACTGGAGCCTTTCGGCGGGGCGAATACCGGCGTAGGCGGCGTTATTCGGGATCCTCTGGGAACCGGCCTGGGCGCGAAGCCGATATTGAACACCGATGTTTTTTGTTTTGCTCCTCCGGATTATCCTTTTGATAAGCTTCCCCCGGGCACGCTGCATCCTAAACGCATAATGAAAGGCGTGGTATCCGGGGTGCGTGATTATGGCAACAAGATGGGCATTCCCACGGTGAACGGCGCGGTATTGTTCCACGACAGATTTGTCGGAAATCCTTTGGTTTATTGCGGGACAGTCGGGATCATGCCTAAAGATAAATGTTTTAAGAATGGCAAGTCCGGTGAATTGATTGTGGTGGTCGGCGGAAGGACCGGCAGGGATGGTATACACGGGGCGACATTCTCTTCCGGAGAATTGACGCATGAATCAGAGACGGTCTCCAGCGGGGCGGTGCAGATCGGCAATCCCATCCAGGAAAAGAAAGTGGTCGACGCCATACTGCAGTGCCGCGACCTGAATCTTTATAACTCCATAACCGACTGCGGAGCGGGCGGTTTGTCTTCCGCCGTAGGCGAGATGGCCAGCGAATTAGGTTGCCGCGTTGACTTGGACAAGGTTCCCTTGAAATATCAGGGGCTGTCTTACGCGGAGATCTGGATCTCGGAGTCCCAGGAGAGGATGGTTTTATCCGTTCCTCAGGAGAAGATCGCTAAACTCCAGGAGATCTGCGCAGTGGAGAACGTGGAAGCTGTAGTGATCGGCGAATTCACCGATACTAAAAGGCTCAAGCTTTATTATAGGCAAACCCTGGTCTGCGACCTGGATATGAAATTCATGCATGACGGGCTGCCGCGGACCGAGAAAAAAGCGGAATATGTTCAATCCGAAGATAAAGAGCCGGTATTGACATGTCCGAAAGATCTTACCCCGACGCTTTTAAAGCTGCTTTCGCGTTACGATATATGCTCCAAGGAATGGATTGTCCGGCAATATGACCACGAGGTGCAGGGCGGCTCGGTGATCAAGCCTTTGTCCGGCATTGCCAATGACGGGCCGTCTGACGCTGCAGTGGTCAAGCCCGTGCTGGGATCTTCCAAGGCAGTGATCGTTTCCAACGGCATAAATTTCAGGTATGGTTTTATCGATCCTTACTGGATGGCGGCTTCTTCAATTGACGAAGCCTTGAGGCAGATCATTGCTTCCGGCGGATCTTTGAAAGAAGTGGCTATATTGGATAATTTCTGCTGGGGCAACCCCGACAAGCCGGACAGGCTGGGCTCTCTGGTCAGGTCCGCTTACGGCTGTTATGATACAGCCAAGGGATTCGGGGTGCCGTTCATTTCCGGCAAGGACAGCCTGTATAACGAATACGCGGTGAATAACAAATCGCAGGCTATCCCGGGAACGCTTTTGATCTCTGCAATAGCGGTAATGGAAGACGCGGCAAAAGCTGTTTCTATGTATGCCAAGGATCCCGGAAACCTGATTTATCTGGTGGGAGACACATTCCCGGAATTAGGCGGCTCGCATTATTACGAATTTATGGGTTTTACCGGAAACAGCGTTCCCCGGGTCAATATTAAGAAAGCCAAGTTGATATTCGAGGGATTAAGCCGTTGTTCGGATAACGGGCTTATTCAGTCAATGCATGATTGTTCGGACGGCGGACTGGCTGTGGCAGCCGCTGAAATGGCCTTTGCCGGAGGATTGGGGATGGAGATATCCCTGTCCGAGGTTCCTTATTCCGGCTCCGGAGCCGGGCGCAATGATTTTATGCTTTTTTCGGAGTCCAATTCCAGATTCGTGGTAGAGGTAAAGAAGGCGGACCAGAAAGCGTTTGAGAAGAGGATGAAAGGTCTGGCGTTCGGGCTTATTGGTTTCGTGTCCCGGGATGAATATTTCAAGGTGTTCGGCCTGGATAATAAGATTTGCCTGCAGGCGAATATATCCGATCTAAAAGATGCCTGGCAGAAACCGTTAAAGTGGTAA
- a CDS encoding cold-shock protein, which translates to MAKGKVKWFSNQKGYGFITGDNGKDVFVHYSAITGEGYKTLEEGVEVEYEVTQGPKGEQATDVKKTA; encoded by the coding sequence ATGGCAAAAGGCAAAGTGAAGTGGTTCTCGAACCAAAAGGGTTATGGCTTCATCACCGGCGATAATGGCAAAGACGTGTTTGTCCACTATAGCGCCATAACTGGTGAGGGCTATAAAACGCTGGAAGAAGGCGTGGAAGTCGAGTATGAAGTTACTCAAGGACCCAAAGGCGAACAAGCTACCGACGTAAAAAAAACCGCATAA